GACTGAAATCAGTTATTTTTTCAACAACCAGCTTGACTCAGCCTACATGAGCCGCATCCCGGACACCCTGAAACCCCCGGACAGATTACCGGTACTCATCGGACTTGACAAAACAGAAACACTTCAGGTTTATGAACTGGCCCTGAATGCGGCCAGAAATACCCGGAGCAATATTGAGTTCAATAAAACCGATATCGAGGCAAGGCTGGTGCTGATCAGAAAACATCAGGTGGAGTGGCACCGGAAATTCACCCTCTCCATTGCCTGCCTGGTCCTGTTTTTTATCGGGGCGCCGCTGGGAGCCATTATCCGGAAAGGCGGGCTGGGACTTCCACTGGTAATTTCCGTAGTCTTTTTCGTTATCTACCATGTGATTTCCATGACCGGCGAAAAATCGGTCAAAGCCGGAACCATGGATCCGCTCACCGGTATGTGGTTATCCTCGGTGGTGCTTCTTCCGTTGGGCATTATTCTGACCGTCAAGGCAACCACCGACTCCCCCCTGCTCGACCTTGATGCATGGAAAAGGTTATTCAATATATCCCGTAAACAAACCAGGGAAAAAGCGCCTGAAAACAATTCAACTACCCGATGAATATCCTGATGCTCTGCAACAAATCTCCATGGCCTCCGCTCGAAGGAGGGCCCATCGCAATGAATGCCATGGCAGAAGGGCTCGTGGATGCAGGACATACGGTAAAAGTCCTTGCCATTAACAGCAATAAATACAGTGTTGACCCGGACCGCATTCCGCGGGATTACCGTGATAAAACACGGATCGAAACCGTTTATCTCGATCTTTCCATTCAATGGCTTCCTGCGCTGAAATGCTTCCTCAGGCGAAAATCATACCATATAGAAAGATTTATTTCGCCGGCTTTTGCCAGAACACTGAAAGACATTTTAAGAAATGAAAAATTCGACATTATTCAGTTTGAGACGCTTTTCACCACGCCCTATATTCCGCTGATAAGTTCCTATTCAAATGCGAGGCTGATACTAAGGGCCCATAACATCGAGCACCTTATATGGCAGCGTATGGCAGATAACTGCCTGAATCCGGTTAAAAAATTTTACCTCCGTCACCTGGCCAGGACACTCAGGGAATACGAGCTTTCCACACTTCCAACCCTTCACGGGATAGTGGCCATCACCGCCAAAGATGCTTTGTGGTTTCGCAGTCAGGCTCCGGGAGTACCTGTAACCGACATCCCTTTCGGAATAAACCCGGGCACGCTGCCGGATGAAGGGAGCAGCATAAGTAACGGCAGCAGGAACGGTCTTTTCCACCTCGGATCCATGAACTGGCAGCCAAATCTGGAAGGGATACGCTGGTTTGTAAAGAAAGTCTGGCCGGAACTGCATAACCATTTCCCCGGACTGACACTCCACCTGGCCGGCAGGGCCATGCCCGAATGGCTGGTAAAACTGAAGATGCCCGGACTTGTTGTGGACGGGGAAGTTGAGGATGCTGCCGTTTATATGCAATCACACGGCATTATGGTTGTCCCGCTCTTTTCCGGCAGCGGCATACGCATCAAAATCATCGAAGGCATGCTGGCCGGTAAAACCATCATAACTACCACGGTCGGTGCAGAGGGCATTGATTATACTGACAGGAAGAACATACTGATCGCCAATAACAAAGAAGAATTTATCCATGCAGTCAGGCAATGCCAGGCCGATCCGGACCTCGTGAAACTACTGGGGGCCAATGCCCGGGAACTCGTCATCAGCAGGCATAACAACAGACTGTTGATGGAAAAGCTGACTGATTTTTATTCCACCCTCCTCCCGTAATCAAATTTATTACCTTTGCAGAAAGCCTGATAAATGCCGGAAATAAATCACCAGATTACCGGTTCATTGTTCAGGCTGTACTTCCAGGCTGTAACGGAAAAATACAGCCTGATATCCGTACCGGTGGTGTTTGGACATAAATCAGCCTTTTCGGATATATTAAGATATTTATTATCAGGCAGTTGACCGGGAATGAAATTAGTTGTTATTCTTCCGCGTTTCCCTTATCCCACTGAAAAAGGTGATAAGCTAAGGGCATTTAACCAGTTGAAGATATTATCGCGTCACCACAATATTTATCTGTGTGCGATCACTCATCAGAAAGTAGATGAATCGCAGATTTCAGCGGTTAAGCCCTTTTGTAAGGAAATCAGGGTAATCCGTCAGGGGTGGTTTGCAGTTGCCTGGAACCTTACCAGGGCTTTATTCAGCGGCCTCCCTTTCCAGGCTGGCTATTATTATTCGGGCAGGGCACATAGTATTATCAGGCAGATGATCAAAAAAGTTCAACCCGATCACATTTACTGCCAGTTACTCAGGACAGCGGCCTATGCCCTGGAAGAAAGCATTCCGAAAACCATTGATTTTCAGGATGTGTTTTCAAAAGGCATTGAAAGGCGTATCCCCCTGGCCGGCATTTTCATGAAGCCGGTGCTAAAACTGGAGTACAGGCGTTTATTAAAATATGAGTCACTGATATTTGACAGTTTCGACAATAAAACCATCATCTCAAAGCCCGACCGCGATTTTATCCCCCATCCGGGCCGTGACCAGATTCTGATTGTGCCCAACGGGGTGGACCATGAATATTTCAGACCGGAACAACGTGAGCAGACACATGAACTGATTTTTACGGGAAACATGGGCTACCCGCCCAACATCAACTGCGCGGAATACCTGGCTAAAAAGGTGCTGCCCATTATCCACAAGACTGCCCCGGGTGTCAGGATGATGCTTGCCGGTGCATCTCCGCACAGCCGGGTAAAAGCGTTGTCATCTGAATCTGTTACAGTTACAGGCTGGGTTGACGACCTGAGGGCATGTTACGCTTCAGCCGCCATATTCCTGGCTCCCATGCAGATCGGTACCGGCCTGCAGAATAAGTTGCTTGAGGCTATGTCGATGCATCTGCCCTGTATTACCTCTTCGTTGTGTAATTTTGCACTCAATGCTGTGCCGGGAAAAGAAATCCTGATCGGCGACACCCCGGAAGCAGTAGCAGAACATGTGCTTAATCTGCTCCGGGATGAAAATTTCAGATACCAGATCGCTAAAGAAGGTTATAACTTTGTTCAGCGGAACTACAGTTGGGAGGGGGCAACCAGGGGACTGATACAAATTCTGGGGTCATAATCCGGGAGCCTGTATAATAAAGTGGACATCCAACATCATCACTGACCTGATAAATCTTATCGCAAACTGTAAAAGTTACATTTTATCCATTCCACAGGCATTACAAACAAGGCAAAGGCTGATTAACAGAAACCAACAGGCAAAAATGAACAAACCAGGATTTACCGGACTACTTATAATATTCTTCCTGATTCTTGCAAGCCGGTTTATCTATGCCCAGGCCGGAACCGGAAAGGACAGAACACCGGTAAAGATTGAAACCAGGATAGATCAGGTTGCGGCCCTTGCCGACGAATCACCGGATCAGGCAATTCCCCTGGCTGCCGAGTTGCTTAAACAGCTGAATAAAAACGAAGACAAACCGAACCGGGCCAAAGTGCTTAAGACGCTGGGTGGTTCACATTACAACCTCGGCAACGACCGTCAGGCCCTGGAGTATTATGAGCAGGCCCTGACCTTATACAGGGAACTGGAGGACAAAACCGGCATAGGCAGCATGCTGAACAATATCGGTTTGATCAGGGAAATACAAGGTGATTACAGCGGAGCGCTCAAGAGATATATTGAAGCGTCGTCACTTTTTACGGAAACCAGGAAAGACAAATACCTTGCCCTCAGCCTGACGAATATCGGGAATGTTTATTATACGCTGGGGCGGTTCGACAGGGCACTTGAGTACCTGACCCAGGCCCTGCGCATCAATGAAAAGGCAGAAGACAGCTCAGGACTTTCCAAATCATACAACAACATCGGAAATGTTTATCTTAGTCTGAAAGATTACCAGATCGCCCTCGATTTTTACAACAAAGCACTGGCCATAAATAAAAAAAGAAACAACCTCTACAGTCTTTCAACCAGCTACAACAATATCGGGCTGGTATATCAGGGCTTAAACAAGATAAATGAAGCCATTGAATACAACCGGCTTGCCCTCGAACTTTCAAGAAAAATCAATGATCAGAGTGGCGTAATCCACAGCCTGATCAATTCAGGAAATATATATTTCGACGAAAACAACATCGATCAGGCGCTTATTTATTACCAGGAAGCATTGAGAATTTCAAATTCGAACAAGCAGGGATTTACCCATGCAACCATTCTTCAGAATCTGGCCAGGCTCCGCACAAAGCAGAATTTACCTGATGAAGCGATCGCACTCTATAAAGAAGCCCTTGATTTTGCAGAAAAATCCGGTTCACTGATCCTTCTGGAAGATATTTATAACGGTCTGGCAGATGCCTGGCAGAAGAAAGGCGATTATAAAAGGGCTTATGATTATATGACCCTCTACAAAGTTATTGCCGATAGTGCATACAACACGGAGAGCAACGACCGGCTGAACCGGCTAAGGGTCAGCTTTGAATCTGAGCAAACCGAACGCGACAATCAACTGCTCAGGCAACAGAATATCTATAGCCAGCTGGCGTTGAAGCGTCAGCAGACCATCCGTAACCTGCTGATCATCATTTCAATAATTGTGATTGTTTCAGCCATTTTCCTGTTTTCGCTTAACCAGTCGAAAAAACGCAAGAACACGCTGCTGGCTGAACGGAACGAGCAGATCATCAAACAAAAAGAGGAACTGAACCTGCTTTATAAAGAGCAGTACAAACTGAATGAAACCAAAAATAAATTTTTCAGTATTGTAGCACACGACCTGAAATCCCCCTTTCAGTCAATTCTTGGATTTTCTGAATTACTATGCTCTGAATATGAACATCTGGATGAAGCCCAGCGCCGGGATGCCGCCAGCAACATCCTCAAAGTGTCCACTGACACCTTCCGTTTGATTGAAAATCTGCTGGAGTGGGGACGCTCCCAAACCGGCGGCGTATATGCTGTTTTTAAAATCTTTAACATAAGGGAACTTGTAGTCAATACCCTGCCGGTATTTGAGCCTCAGATACAAACCAAAAAAATCCGGCTTACATACGACCTTCCGCCCCTGCTGAATGCCTGGGCTGATCCTGATATGATCATGGCTGTGGTAAGGAACCTGCTTTCCAACGCAATTAAATTTACTCCGGTTGGAGGCGAAATACACCTGAGTGCCACCATGACTCACGATGCTGTAAAACTTTCGGTAAAAGACTCCGGCGGAGGCATCCCGCCGGATGTGATGGCCCACCTGTTTACCCTTGATCCCAAAGTGCAGCGCGCAGGAACCATGGGCGAAAGGGGCACAGGCCTTGGCCTGACTCTGTGCCGTGAATTTATGGAGCTTAACCATGGCATCATTAAGGTAGAGAGCGAGGCCGGCAAAGGGAGCACCTTTACCATCATTATGCAGCCCAAACACCACGCCGTCTGAAAGTTTCATCATCAATCAGACAGGGCTCTCGCAGGAACAGCAATATTATTTCTGAAACAGACCTGCAATAACGCAGCCATCAAATCGGTACATTACAACAGGTTCCGCAGACGGTTTTTCCACCCGCTTGAAAAAATTTCATAAGTTTGCCAAAACACAACAACATCCCCATGTCAGACGATAAAAAAATCATTTTCTCCATGGTTGGAGTGGGAAAAGTCATTCCGCCCAACCGTCAGATACTTAAGGATATTTACCTCTCGTTTTTTTACGGCGCAAAAATCGGCATCATCGGTCTGAACGGATCAGGAAAATCCAGTCTGCTGAAGATCATTGCCGGGCTGGATAAAAGCTACATCGGGGAGGTTGTCTTCTCGCCCGGATACTCTGTGGGCATCCTGATGCAGGAACCCGAACTGGATGAAACAAAAACGGTAAAGCAGATCGTGGAGGAAGGCGTTGCCGAAACCGTGTCGTTGCTGAAGGCTTATGAAGAAGTAAACAACCGTTTTGCCGAGCCCATGGGCGATGATGAGATGAATGCCCTGATTGAGGAACAGGGCAGGCTAACCGAATTGCTTGACCAGCATGATGCCTGGGAACTGGATGCCAAACTTGAGCGCGCCATGGATGCACTGCGTTGTCCGGATCCTGATCAGCCGGTAAAGACCCTTTCGGGCGGCGAGCGCCGGCGGGTGGCCCTTTGCCGCCTGCTGTTGCAGGAGCCTGATATTCTTTTGCTTGACGAGCCTACCAACCACCTTGACGCGGAAAGCATTGACTGGCTTGAGCAATACCTGAGGCAGTACAAGGGCACCGTGATTGCTGTTACGCACGACCGTTACTTCCTCGATAATGTTGCCGGCTGGATACTGGAACTCGACCGCGGGGAAGGCATTCCCTGGAAAGGCAACTATACCTCATGGCTGGAACAGAAGTCGAACCGACTGGCCATGGAAGAAAAAACCGAGAGTAAACGCCGCAAGACCCTCGAGCGCGAGCTGGAATGGGTGCGTATGGCGCCGAAAGCACGGCATGCCAAGTCAAAAGCCAGGCTCGCGGCCTATGAGCGTATGATGAGCGAAGATGTTAAACAGAAGGAAGAAAAGCTGGAGATCTTTATTCCGAATGGCCCCAGGCTTGGAAATAAGGTGATTGAAGCCAGAGGCATCTCCAAGGCATTCGGCGATAAGCTACTTTTCGAAAATCTTGATTTCAGCCTCCCCCCCGCCGGCATTGTCGGGATTATCGGGCCTAACGGCGCCGGCAAAACCACCCTCTTCAGGCTGATTATGGGGCTTGAGAAACCGGATTCCGGAGAGTTCTCGGTCGGGGAAACCGTAAAACTCGGATATGTTGACCAGGCGCACACCGACATTGATCCGGAGAAATCCGTTTGGGAAGTGATCTCCGAAGGCAATGAAAACCTTCAGATCGGTGGCCGCTTGTTCAACTCCAGGGCATATGTCGCCCGGTTCAACTTCAGCGGAGCCGATCAGGGAAAAAAGGCAGGGGTGCTTTCAGGCGGAGAACGCAACAGGATGCACCTGGCGCTCACCCTGAGATCGGAAGCCAATGTGCTGCTGCTCGACGAACCCACCAACGATATTGATGTAAACACTCTCCGGGCGCTGGAGGAAGGTTTGGAAAACTTCGCCGGTTGTGCCGTCATTATCTCTCACGACCGCTGGTTCCTCGACCGTGTGGCCACCCATATCCTCGCTTTCGAGGGCGATTCTCAGGTTGCCTTCTTCGAGGGCGGATATACGGAGTATGAGGAAAATCGAAAAAAACGCCTGGGTAACGACACCCCGCACCGTATACGGTATAAAAAACTTAAGGTTTAGCTATGGACAATTCACTTTATGCTGTGCTTACCGGCGATATCGTGAAATCATCGCGCATGTCGCCCGCTGACCTCAAACGGCTGCCCGAAGCATTGACAACCATTTTCCAATCTATTGATCCCATTTGCAAACCGGCCGGTTTCGCTACCCGCTTCAGTATTTTCAGGGGCGACAGTTTTCAGCTGATCTGCGAACCGGCATGCGCCCTGAAAGCCTGGCTGATTATCAGAACAGGATTGCGCAGTACTTACCCTGCTCCCCTGAGCAGATCAGTGGATGCCCGCATCGGCATCGCTGTCGGAAAAGTAAATCACGTTGCCGGGAATATTACCGAAAGCAGCGGAGAAGTCTTTAACCTTTCGGGCCGGTTGCTTGAAACGCTCAAAGCGCCGCGTCTCACAGGTTTTGTCTCCGAAAACAGGGAAATCAACCGTAACCTGAATGCAGGTCTGATGCTCGCCGAAGACATCCTCCGCAGATGGACCACTTCGCAGTGCCGGATTGTACCGCTCCTGCTTCAATCGCTGAACCAATCCGAAATTGCAAAGGTTACAAAAACAAGACAACCCACCGTAACTGCAAAAATAAACGCGATGGGATGGAACGCAGTTGAACATTGGATGGATTACTATGTCGCGCTATCAAATGAA
This sequence is a window from Lentimicrobium saccharophilum. Protein-coding genes within it:
- a CDS encoding glycosyltransferase, whose protein sequence is MKLVVILPRFPYPTEKGDKLRAFNQLKILSRHHNIYLCAITHQKVDESQISAVKPFCKEIRVIRQGWFAVAWNLTRALFSGLPFQAGYYYSGRAHSIIRQMIKKVQPDHIYCQLLRTAAYALEESIPKTIDFQDVFSKGIERRIPLAGIFMKPVLKLEYRRLLKYESLIFDSFDNKTIISKPDRDFIPHPGRDQILIVPNGVDHEYFRPEQREQTHELIFTGNMGYPPNINCAEYLAKKVLPIIHKTAPGVRMMLAGASPHSRVKALSSESVTVTGWVDDLRACYASAAIFLAPMQIGTGLQNKLLEAMSMHLPCITSSLCNFALNAVPGKEILIGDTPEAVAEHVLNLLRDENFRYQIAKEGYNFVQRNYSWEGATRGLIQILGS
- a CDS encoding ATP-binding protein, giving the protein MNKPGFTGLLIIFFLILASRFIYAQAGTGKDRTPVKIETRIDQVAALADESPDQAIPLAAELLKQLNKNEDKPNRAKVLKTLGGSHYNLGNDRQALEYYEQALTLYRELEDKTGIGSMLNNIGLIREIQGDYSGALKRYIEASSLFTETRKDKYLALSLTNIGNVYYTLGRFDRALEYLTQALRINEKAEDSSGLSKSYNNIGNVYLSLKDYQIALDFYNKALAINKKRNNLYSLSTSYNNIGLVYQGLNKINEAIEYNRLALELSRKINDQSGVIHSLINSGNIYFDENNIDQALIYYQEALRISNSNKQGFTHATILQNLARLRTKQNLPDEAIALYKEALDFAEKSGSLILLEDIYNGLADAWQKKGDYKRAYDYMTLYKVIADSAYNTESNDRLNRLRVSFESEQTERDNQLLRQQNIYSQLALKRQQTIRNLLIIISIIVIVSAIFLFSLNQSKKRKNTLLAERNEQIIKQKEELNLLYKEQYKLNETKNKFFSIVAHDLKSPFQSILGFSELLCSEYEHLDEAQRRDAASNILKVSTDTFRLIENLLEWGRSQTGGVYAVFKIFNIRELVVNTLPVFEPQIQTKKIRLTYDLPPLLNAWADPDMIMAVVRNLLSNAIKFTPVGGEIHLSATMTHDAVKLSVKDSGGGIPPDVMAHLFTLDPKVQRAGTMGERGTGLGLTLCREFMELNHGIIKVESEAGKGSTFTIIMQPKHHAV
- a CDS encoding glycosyltransferase family 4 protein, with amino-acid sequence MNILMLCNKSPWPPLEGGPIAMNAMAEGLVDAGHTVKVLAINSNKYSVDPDRIPRDYRDKTRIETVYLDLSIQWLPALKCFLRRKSYHIERFISPAFARTLKDILRNEKFDIIQFETLFTTPYIPLISSYSNARLILRAHNIEHLIWQRMADNCLNPVKKFYLRHLARTLREYELSTLPTLHGIVAITAKDALWFRSQAPGVPVTDIPFGINPGTLPDEGSSISNGSRNGLFHLGSMNWQPNLEGIRWFVKKVWPELHNHFPGLTLHLAGRAMPEWLVKLKMPGLVVDGEVEDAAVYMQSHGIMVVPLFSGSGIRIKIIEGMLAGKTIITTTVGAEGIDYTDRKNILIANNKEEFIHAVRQCQADPDLVKLLGANARELVISRHNNRLLMEKLTDFYSTLLP
- the ettA gene encoding energy-dependent translational throttle protein EttA; this encodes MSDDKKIIFSMVGVGKVIPPNRQILKDIYLSFFYGAKIGIIGLNGSGKSSLLKIIAGLDKSYIGEVVFSPGYSVGILMQEPELDETKTVKQIVEEGVAETVSLLKAYEEVNNRFAEPMGDDEMNALIEEQGRLTELLDQHDAWELDAKLERAMDALRCPDPDQPVKTLSGGERRRVALCRLLLQEPDILLLDEPTNHLDAESIDWLEQYLRQYKGTVIAVTHDRYFLDNVAGWILELDRGEGIPWKGNYTSWLEQKSNRLAMEEKTESKRRKTLERELEWVRMAPKARHAKSKARLAAYERMMSEDVKQKEEKLEIFIPNGPRLGNKVIEARGISKAFGDKLLFENLDFSLPPAGIVGIIGPNGAGKTTLFRLIMGLEKPDSGEFSVGETVKLGYVDQAHTDIDPEKSVWEVISEGNENLQIGGRLFNSRAYVARFNFSGADQGKKAGVLSGGERNRMHLALTLRSEANVLLLDEPTNDIDVNTLRALEEGLENFAGCAVIISHDRWFLDRVATHILAFEGDSQVAFFEGGYTEYEENRKKRLGNDTPHRIRYKKLKV